Proteins co-encoded in one Conger conger chromosome 4, fConCon1.1, whole genome shotgun sequence genomic window:
- the LOC133127456 gene encoding uncharacterized protein LOC133127456 has protein sequence MLCCTSTVLSSIKHGDFIFGEQRISYSPAQPQEDMVLILRFYHWPGGGSGEPGSLVEQKSRAPWEQDGVAGNLAKQEECASAWGVIRLTRPAAPVEKRAAGQEVTWNTGTHTVPLYHVPVPPAIALTALPDESLVKPFAAYGDAAARLHIYSGEAPLFPFPPESPIPPHRPPEWPQGAYIFHQRETPPARPFLSGDGFDLYIDGARFLPDCVTISRVAGRIFDRHYNQVGPDISTGIDLNSNIFEPVYDERVEIRCPNMPPSATLLLKVYTVDRFSLRMVLIGWTALGLFVESGSETQPGVDTGALQISLNEGAHQLRLYHSGPDPDKPLSTKALSSASRRVPCATVLVRVARAPVDEHGLALSRSQLPEGHWGKLGLLLPRPSYSKGGYYSSSARPTPGEASLQSAMIHRSVVLVREIASLIAGTSWGAEPKSDEEISNWIKQKLSRMMDSRPQPFNLNMVSRYLSSAGLKVSVDRALNLPWTAFTLGLCTLSPPAAFYHGTSWFSYDRPAILQQLDFNSSQSSPRWSDGFKSFPRRVHHQHLTAIIHLHEVSVLAAQDPAGTQSPRGQNTLTYSLGKESWAALPIFTRGYCHTTHYQLPLYQGSPSQDVINALAHGEFQMVLEDLKLKGQVQLLKGASVFVRVADGRRCEELDLSQDKDRDISQLPIDQMDFYTPQGNTIPLSQLIPPSYTVDSFTTELTAKFTQLVYRTLGTSTQLGKQNLLQL, from the exons ATGCTCTGCTGCACCTCCACAGTGCTCTCCTCCATCAAACACGGGGACTTCATCTTCGGGGAGCAACGG ATCAGCTACTCCCCCGCCCAGCCCCAGGAGGACATGGTGCTGATCCTGCGCTTCTATCACTGGCCTGGAGGGGGCAGTGGAGAGCCTGGGAGCCTGGTGGAGCAGAAGAGTCGGGCCCCTTGGGAGCAGGACGGCGTGGCAGGGAACCTCGCTAAGCAGGAGGAGTGTGCCTCCGCGTGGGGGGTGATCAGACTCACCCGTCCCGCGGCTCCAG TGGAGAAAAGAGCAGCTGGCCAAGAGGTGACCTGGAACACTGGCACCCACACAGTGCCCCTTTACCATGTGCCAGTGCCACCTGCCATTGCCCTCACTGCCCTG CCCGATGAGAGTCTGGTAAAGCCCTTTGCGGCTTATGGAGACGCGGCGGCTCGTCTGCATATCTACAGCGGCGAGGCGCCCCTCTTCCCGTTCCCTCCAGAGTCCCCAATCCCCCCTCATCGCCCTCCAGAGTGGCCTCAG GGGGCATATATCTTCCATCAACGGGAGACCCCTCCAGCACGCCCCTTCCTCTCGGGAGACGGGTTTGACCTCTACATTGATGGAGCCCGCTTCCTGCCAGACTGTGTAACCATCAGCAGAGTCGCCGGACGCATCTTCGACCGACACTACAACCA AGTGGGGCCAGATATTTCCACAGGAATAGACCTGAACAGCAACATCTTTGAGCCAGTTTACGATGAGAGGGTAGAGATTCGCTGTCCCAATATGCCCCCATCGGCAACACTTTTACTAAAG GTTTACACTGTGGACCGTTTTAGTCTGAGAATGGTCCTGATTGGCTGGACAGCACTTGGTCTGTTTGTGGAGTCTGGTAGTGAGACCCAGCCTGGTGTGGACACTGGTGCATTGCAg ATATCACTGAACGAGGGCGCCCATCAGCTTAGACTATACCACAGTGGCCCTGACCCTGACAAGCCTCTGTCCACTAAAGCACTGAGCTCAGCCAGCAG GCGGGTGCCCTGTGCTACTGTGCTTGTGCGGGTGGCGAGAGCCCCTGTGGATGAGCATGGCCTCGCCCTGAGCCGCAGCCAGTTACCCGAGGGACACTGGGGAAAGCTGGGGCTGCTTCTACCCCGGCCAAGCTACTCCAAAGGAGGGTATTACTCCAGCTCTGCCAGGCCTACCCCTGGGGAGGCCTCACTACAGTCTGCCATGATCCACCG GTCAGTGGTGCTTGTCAGAGAGATCGCCAGTCTAATTGCTGGAACAAGCTGGGGGGCAGAGCCAAAGTCAGATGAAGAGATAAGCAATTGGATCAAACAGAAGTTAAGCCGCATGATGGACAGCAGGCCCCAGCCTTTCAACTTGAACATGGTCTCACGCTACCTCAGTTCTGCAGGACTGAAA GTATCTGTGGACCGAGCGCTTAACCTGCCTTGGACAGCCTTCACCTTAGGTCTCTGCACCCTCAGTCCCCCTGCCGCCTTCTACCATGGGACATCATGGTTTTCATACGACCGCCCCGCCATTCTGCAGCAGCTGGACTTCAACAGCAGTCAGAGCTCCCCCCGGTGGTCAGATGGGTTCAAG TCTTTCCCCAGGCGGGTACACCACCAGCACCTGACTGCCATCATACACCTGCATGAAGTTTCTGTACTGGCTGCACAGGATCCTGCTGGTACCCAGTCACCCAGGGGGCAGAACACCTTAACTTATAGCCTTGGGAAAGAGTCATGGGCAGCTCTGCCCATCTTCACCCGGGGGTACTGCCATACAACTCATTACCAACTGCCCCTATATCAGGGTTCCCCTTCACAG GATGTGATTAATGCCTTGGCCCATGGAGAATTCCAGATGGTTTTGGAAGATCTAAAACTGAAGGGTCAA GTCCAGCTGCTCAAAGGAGCGTCGGTTTTTGTGCGAGTGGCAGATGGCCGCAGGTGTGAGGAGCTGGATCTGAGCCAGGACAAG GACAGAGACATATCCCAGCTACCCATAGATCAAATGGACTTTTACACCCCCCAGGGCAACACCATACCCCTCTCACAACTTATACCCCCATCCTACACTGTGGACTCCTTCACCACTGAACTTACTGCCAAGTTCACACAG CTTGTTTACCGGActctgggaacctccactcaacTCGGCAAGCAAAATCTCCTGCAACTGTGA